From the genome of Miscanthus floridulus cultivar M001 chromosome 10, ASM1932011v1, whole genome shotgun sequence, one region includes:
- the LOC136489288 gene encoding protein COP1 SUPPRESSOR 2-like, translating into MVDVGHKEEMDHVDELYTVPDHLKVKKKNSEESSTQWTTGIAEVQLPIEYKLRNIEETEAAKKVLQEKRLASKPKSDSNIPSSYSADYFHRGKEYDEKLRRGLLHAPFQDYFDEKLEGTLLINHMI; encoded by the exons ATGGTTGATGTGGGACACAAGGAAGAGATGGACCATGTGGACGAGCTCTACACCGTGCCAGACCACCTCAAG gtgaagaagaagaactcAGAGGAGAGCTCGACACAATGGACCACTGGCATTGCTGAAGTTCAGCTGCCCATTGA GTACAAATTAAGAAATATCGAAGAAACTGAGGCAGCTAAAAAGGTGCTGCAAGAGAAAAGGCTTGCGAGTAAACCAAAATCAGATTCAAACATTCCTTCAAGTTACAGTGCTGATTATTTCCACCGTGGTAAAGAATATGATGAGAAACTGCGAAGAGGTTTGTTACATGCCCCTTTTCAAGATTATTTTGATGAGAAACTGGAGGGAACCCTACTGATAAATCATATGATTTGA